Below is a window of Cucurbita pepo subsp. pepo cultivar mu-cu-16 unplaced genomic scaffold, ASM280686v2 Cp4.1_scaffold007240, whole genome shotgun sequence DNA.
TCGCTAGCGAGAATTAATACGTCCGTGTTGGCGTCTATGTTAATATCACGTATGTCGGGATCCGATCGTAGGTGAGATTTGAGACTCTTGTCTCCAAATGCTCGCGAAACCGCTAGCTGACCGTTCACTCGAGGTACGTCTCCTGTTTTTataggaaaacaaaacataaactcaaactcaaactgatatgaaccaagccATTAGTACTATATGTTCTATATAAGTTACCTGGCATGTTAGAAACGAAGCCACCTTTATTCTCGATGATACTGCGTTCAGCATTCGGCTCGTGATCAATGGTCATTTGTATAGCTTCACCGCC
It encodes the following:
- the LOC111787221 gene encoding probable protein phosphatase 2C 10, producing the protein MCLFFSLQEDFWVDPNSSILKAYEKTDQAILSHSSDLGRGGSTAVTAILINGQRLWVANVGDSRAVLSRGGEAIQMTIDHEPNAERSIIENKGGFVSNMPGDVPRVNGQLAVSRAFGDKSLKSHLRSDPDIRDINIDANTDVLILA